Proteins encoded within one genomic window of Humulus lupulus chromosome 1, drHumLupu1.1, whole genome shotgun sequence:
- the LOC133806893 gene encoding phosphoenolpyruvate carboxykinase (ATP) 1-like, protein MASNGNANGEFSFGNGTARNGLKIQTQKKDNGICHDDSAPTVKAQTIDELHSLQKKRSAPTTPIKGAQGAFAPPLISDEERQKQQLQSISASLASSARETGPNVVRGDPARKSETPKVSHVSQHHFFTPTISVSDSSLKFTHVLYNLSPAELYEQAIKYEKGSFITSNGALATLSGAKTGRSPRDKRVVKDDTTEDELWWGKGSPNIEMDEHTFMVNRERAVDYLNSLDKVFVNDQYLNWDPENRIKVRIVSARAYHSLFMHNMCIRPSPEELESFGTPDFTIYNAGQFPCNRYTHYMTSSTSVDLNLARREMVILGTQYAGEMKKGLFSVMHYLMPKRQILSLHSGCNMGKSGDVALFFGLSGTGKTTLSTDHNRYLIGDDEHCWSDTGVSNIEGGCYAKCIDLSREKEPDIWNAIKFGTVVENVVFDEHTREVDYTDKSVTENTRAAYPIEYIPNAKIPCVGPHPKNVILLACDAFGVLPPVCKLSLAQTMYHFISGYTALVAGTEEGVKEPQATFSACFGAAFIMMHPTKYAAMLAEKMLKHGATGWLVNTGWSGGRYGSGKRIRLPYTRKIIDAIHSGSLLEANYKKTEVFGLEIPTEVEGVPSEILDPVNTWADKKAYKETLLKLGGLFKKNFETFTTYKIGKDNKLTEEILAAGPNF, encoded by the exons ATGGCCTCTAACGGTAACGCTAACGGCGAGTTCAGCTTCGGCAACGGGACAGCACGTAACGGGCTGAAAATTCAGACGCAGAAGAAAGATAACGGAATATGCCATGACGACAGTGCACCAACGGTGAAAGCCCAAACGATCGACGAGCTCCACTCGCTCCAGAAAAAGAGGTCTGCCCCTACCACTCCCATTAAGGGTGCTCAGGGCGCGTTCGCTCCACCGCTCATCTCCGATGAAGAGCGCCAGAAGCAGCAGCTTCAGTCCATCag TGCATCTTTGGCGTCGTCGGCTAGAGAAACCGGACCAAATGTGGTGAGAGGAGATCCGGCAAGGAAGTCTGAGACTCCGAAGGTGTCACACGTGTCACAACATCACTTTTTCACTCCCACCATCAGCGTTAGCGACAGTTCCTTGAAATTCACACATGTCCTCTACAACCTCTCTCCCGCTG AGCTATATGAGCAGGCAATAAAATATGAAAAAGGGTCATTTATTACGTCTAATGGTGCCTTGGCCACTCTCTCGGGAGCCAAGACCGGTCGCTCACCAAGAGATAAACGCGTTGTTAAGGATGACACCACTGAGGATGAGCTTTGGTGGGGAAA GGGTTCACCTAACATTGAAATGGACGAGCACACATTTATGGTGAACAGGGAAAGAGCTGTCGACTACTTGAATTCCTTGGATAAG GTGTTTGTGAATGACCAATACTTGAACTGGGATCCAGAGAACAGAATCAAAGTCAGAATCGTATCAGCCAGAGCTTACCATTCACTTTTCATGCACAACAT GTGCATCCGACCCAGTCCTGAAGAGCTGGAGAGTTTTGGTACTCCGGACTTCACTATATACAATGCTGGGCAGTTCCCGTGTAATCGTTACACGCACTACATGACATCCTCTACTAGCGTAGACCTTAATCTTGCTAGGAGAGAAATGGTCATCCTCGGCACTCAGTACGCCGGGGAAATGAAGAAAGGTCTCTTCAGTGTTATGCATTATCTCATGCCTAAGCGTCAAATCCTCTCCCTACATTCTGGCTGCAATATGGGGAAAAGTGGAGACGTGGCCCTCTTCTTTGGACTCTCAG GTACTGGGAAGACAACTCTGTCTACTGATCACAATAGGTACTTGATTGGAGATGATGAGCACTGTTGGAGTGATACTGGTGTGTCGAATATCGAAGGTGGTTGTTATGCTAAGTGCATCGATCTTTCGAGGGAAAAGGAGCCTGATATTTGGAATGCCATCAAGTTCGGAACTG TGGTGGAGAATGTGGTTTTTGATGAGCATACCCGGGAAGTGGATTATACTGATAAATCTGTCACAG AGAACACTCGTGCAGCCTATCCGATCGAATACATTCCCAATGCAAAGATACCTTGTGTTGGTCCACACCCAAAGAACGTCATTCTTTTGGCCTGTGATGCATTTGGTGTGCTCCCACCAGTGTGCAAGCTGAGCCTGGCACAGACCATGTACCACTTCATAAGTGGCTACACAGCTCTG GTGGCTGGGACTGAAGAGGGAGTGAAGGAGCCTCAAGCAACATTCTCGGCTTGCTTTGGCGCTGCTTTCATAATGATGCATCCTACCAAGTATGCAGCCATGCTGGCCGAGAAGATGCTGAAACATGGCGCTACCGGATGGCTCGTCAACACTGGCTGGTCAGGCGGAAG ATATGGTTCTGGTAAGCGAATTAGGCTTCCTTACACAAGGAAAATCATCGATGCCATTCACTCTGGTAGCCTCTTGGAGGCAAACTACAAGAAAACTGAAGTGTTTGGACTTGAAATCCCCACTGAAGTGGAAGGAGTCCCTTCAGAAATCCTGGACCCTGTGAACACT tggGCAGACAAGAAAGCTTACAAGGAGACTTTGCTGAAGCTGGGAGGACTTTTCAAGAAGAACTTTGAGACATTCACAACCTACAAGATTGGCAAGGACAACAAGCTTACTGAAGAGATCCTTGCTGCTGGTCCAAATTTTTAA
- the LOC133777449 gene encoding uncharacterized protein LOC133777449: MFTITQADADANNSVVSDDIFVSGILTHALIDSSVTHSFASLTYVKRLGRSCQKLSEVFSTMLPSREILYSTHWLRGVPICIDGRELYVDLIMLEMHDYEVILGMDWLSKYNVTIDCRKKTVIFKPSKEVEFMFIGTTSKSCIPLIFVMKARRLLESGCMSYLASVVDSYKEQNLKPEDVLVVRDFLEVFPEDLPRLPSDREIEFVIELLPVADVLSRKSRSNVSIFRKLTRPLQEDMRRAEIEVITGRLSVMTIQSTLLERIKQGQCEDPYLVEQKCELESGKVNDFSVM, translated from the exons ATGTTTACGATTACTCAGGCTGATGCTGATGCCAACAACTCTGTGGTGTCAGATGATATTTTTGTATCTGGTATTCTCACTCATGCATTAATAGATTCAAGTGTCACGCATTCATTTGCATCCTTGACATATGTAAAAAGGTTGGGTAGATCGTGTCAGAAATTATCTGAagtttttagtacaatgttaccatcTAGAGAGATTTTGTATTCTACACATTGGTTAAGGGGGGTTCCTATTTgcattgatggtagggaattatatgTTGATCTAATAATGTTAGAGATGCACGATTATGaggtgattttgggtatggattggctttcAAAGTATAATGTCACTATTGATTGTAGAAAGAAAACAGTGATATTTAAGCCTTCGAAGGAAGTTGAGTTTATGTTTATTGGCACGACATCAAAAAGTTGCATTCCTTTAATTTTTGTTATGAAGGCCAGGCGACTATTGGAAAGTGGATGTATGAGTTATCTCGCTAGTGTGGTTGACTCTTATAAGGAACAAAATTTAAAACCAGAAGATGTATTAGTAGTTAGAGATTTcttagaagtgtttccagaagatttaccaagaTTGCCTTCagacagagaaattgaatttgtgatcgAGCTACTTCCTG ttgcagatgtaCTGAGTAGAAAGTCTCGTAGTAATGTGTCAATTTTTAGGAAATTGACAAGACCACTTCAGGAGGACATGCGTAGAGCAGAGATTGAGGTAATCACAGGAAGATTATCAGTAATGACTATTCAATCTACCTTGTTAGAAAGAATCAAACAAGGTCAATGTGAGGATCCTTACTTGGTGGAACAAAAATGTGAATTGGAAAGTGGGAAGGTCAATGATTTTAGTGTTATGTAA